The following nucleotide sequence is from Pararge aegeria chromosome 13, ilParAegt1.1, whole genome shotgun sequence.
TCTTAAAAAAAGTCCTATCAAGGTTGACTTATAGTTCATAGGTACGCGTAAGAAGTCGCGAGAATTCGCTAGTATTCAATAAAGCAAATCAGGCAAGAATTGCGGTTTACTATTACAAATTTTGTAGCATATTTATAGAGTGaattatacttttctttaaGAAGATACACTTGTCAAAGAAAGTTTTGCGCGCCTGGATACAGGTCCAACGGACGTAATTACGTGGACAGCCATATCACTTCGGTCGCTTACAACATGCGGGGTCCGGGGGTAAACAACGCGCGGCACAGCGATAAAATCGAGTTTCATAGACTTGAACCTTTTAAGATTTTGTTGATTTATATTTTCGTATTTGAGTGAAATCTTACGCTAAATCGTTTGAAAGGCACCAATACATTATCATATTTGCGCATCTCTAGGTATTCTGACTCGACGTGGaaagacataataaataaataaccattttATTCGAGTTTCGAGAAAGTGCCCCTAATATCCTGTCTTATGATTATTGCCCCTGTTTTATTGCGATTGCACACCAGGCACACGTGGGAATGGGAGTGAAAAAAaagattgtaatttttattttccattttacgCAAATCCGTTTCAGAAGCCCATAGCATTGTCATAGGTATTTACACATCTCCCGGGATTCTAACTCGATAATTAAGTAGtttctgaaattttaaatgtatcgaaaaaaagagaaaaatccATTTTTTTTGATACTAGAGAGGGTGCGCCTAATTTCCTCCTATTTTGGGGGGGGGATGACAAAAACGTGCGTGAACTTATTTATTCACGCGTTAGAACTATTCTTAGTTAGGTACCTAGTTAATAGTTAGTTATACTtcttggcgtaacaagatataaatctattaaaaaaaattattttacgctttattctacgtttgtagagcaAAACGACagaattgaaagtgtacacttgtgtttttgtgttttttgtgttcgtttgttacatagtaggtataatttcaatcccatgattttttcctaacgccgcttaagaataataattatatgcttttatgctacaaaaatactaatatcGTGTTTCGAGCTACGACAAAGACTCTTTAAGGTaccaaaaatgtttaaaacataTTGCAGTGCTTAAAAAATcataacctacctacctacctacctaataactttCGTACTTTAACTTCACCTTAACGAATCCTTAACTTCACCTTAACTACTTACTTCCTTTCCTTAACCTTAACTTCAATACCAAACATGGTAagatattacaattttaattattatttttaatcctgCTATTCGGCAAACTCAGAATCTATACTTCTTTATAGGTATATAGGCACGTGCTCTTTTTCAGCGGCAGCTCTTTGAACTTGAAATACTCGTCTTTTATGTATTGACATAGACCAataaagctataaaaatatagaagCAGCTATCCGATTCATTGTTTTCAAACACAAGAACAATAGGTACCTCTACTAAACCTCTATTTAGATGTTCCTACCTTAtttccaacaaaaaaaataactaaacaaagTAATCAAGTAGGTACTAGGTACcaacttacaataaaacttttagGCCTAAGACAATGTTTTACCTATAGTTTGTAGATTCctgttaggtaggtacatgaatTATCTTCTTATCTTCAACTTAATTACTTTTACCCAAAATTTATCTTTTGCATGCAGCGATagcttttaacttttctaatatACTTACCAAACTTATGGCTGCGCAATATAAATACCCTGGACCGGGATTTTGTTTATCAGTTCGAGCTCCGACGACTAAGAGTGCACATCGAACAAACGTATGGAAGTGCAATGTTAAATGGTTAagcgttattattatattattgcgtgAGTGTAAACTTTATGTGAAACAGTAATAACTTATACATTCGTACGTCCAAGTGATATATTAGTTCTGTGAATTATTGGATTTAAACATAAACTCAAGGTCAGTAGATTAAAGCTCCGACGAACTCAAAATATAAAAGGCGAAACCTATTAAATTGCGTCATCAGCGCGACGCGTCTGCGCAGACTGGCAAATTTACGACCAATGACAAGACGTAATTAATTGAGCAAGCATCAATGTGATTGTTTGTAAAGCGCCCTACTAGGGCGCTTTACAAACTACCGCGAACGCGACCGCGACTCTGTAATTTGGTTTTTCCTTAACacttaattcaaattatatttaaattggtatttttcatgtttacctatttatattgaaatatagtgtgaagcccaccaatccgcattaggccagcgtggtgatcacGTATTGGGGCGGTAAGGGGTTCTTAAGATGATGAAGAagattgcaatatttttttttttttgcttgaaaaGCTGATGATATATTCGAAGAATTTAGGGACATCAGCTACTCGTAACTGCGCAGTAATATATTCATTATAATTCAAGGCCAAGTGACGTTTTATTGCAACCGATTAGGACTCTGCCACATTACCACATGTGGACTGCCTCATAACTACTATAGACTGTACAAAACGTATAGTTAGAGACCTTTTGTTGACACTCTtttaacgtgacaacgtcttataattcgatggagccggctgcacgcaccaAAAGAACATGACGTAtacggcgttacctcgctctgaggtgttccattcaaggcttgaagtgcaagcgagagcgcggaacgagcgacaaagagtcacagtcggcctccgcgttcgacatctgtctctctcctacgtgagcgatgcgtccgcgtggacagcttttatacaataatacatttacatgttttcggcaaggatgaagtgcagtgaaaagtgaatgtggtgtcaattgtttatagcaacgataatatctatcaaacaaataaaattaaaattttcttttgaaaaatgcaaccattccatcagtattttcttacgatgtgtcacgttcaactatcgtcagtaagccggctttacagacaaccaatttgttttttttttgctctgaATTACTACACATTGATTATAAGCACTGTTGTCAGTGTAtgtataaattctaaattaatttctttcaagtaggcctaataggtataagcactttggaaacgtcaagtcataCAGACTTTTGTacgtttgtagtaactctaccaccggttagaaggaacattctaccgagaagccggcaaggaactcagcagtagctcttttattttaaaattatttttttctatcttgtgagagatggaaGCAAAGCCGTGccataaataaattcatcaattgtgtaattaatgtgttttaacatattctttaaacttatgcaatggtaagtccaaaattacctttgaaatcatatatatatatttattcattggaCTGGCTGTCCTTGGCTGAAGGGTCACATTTAGGACACGGTTATCTCTGGAACTAatgttataacattttttagCTCATTCAAATTTTAGTTACTTAGATACTCGTATTACACCTCCACAACatacagcgccaaaatggcttCAGTCAAATTTAGACGAAAACAAATCATATCGAGTCTGTCAAATTTAGAATCGGAGTCGGTTTCGAGTATAGAAACACTTACGAgtacgtcaaagtaaaatggacctaatgtttTCATTTTGCCAAAAGCGCTTGCTGTAGAAGTGTAGATGCATTTCAGCTTTAATATAAGGttataaaatccattttactcttACGGCACAGAGTTTCGATTTTTGAATCCGACATTCGATTTGGAGCAAACGAATCTCTATGTtatgatgcaaatgtggcgctgCCCGTGCATGGCATGTTTTTTATTGCCCTGATCaggttttaaataaagtaataggTACCTTAAGTATGCGGACTGCTATAATTTTACttgtaaatctttatttaaaaattatattgttatacTAGTGAGAAAATATCTCAGTATATTTAAAAGATACGGAGATTTAGGGGAAAAGAGAGCTAGGAGTAATAATAAGCTGGTTGTTTTACCCCAAAAATTACGAGTGCTCTACAAGAGTTGCACTTGTATGGCGattgctattttttaataagctACCTGACAAGTATATAAACATTAGTAGTATTTACATTGTTAGAAAACGCATACACGAATTATTGCTAAATAaacgtaattataatattgcagaatattgaaataatgacttgaaatgataaacaaaacaacaataaaaacttaataactaaacctaaaaaaataataaaaccgttaatttcgaatttattatttttaattagaactAATTGCTTATATGCTAAGTTCACTTTAAGGACAAATGcgatattatcattattatttttcgttattttgtattataatctttttattaatatgaagaCAACACATAATTTTGTGCTAACATCTATTTAATTTGAtctatttaaacatatataatgccataaaattatgaatcttttgaattataataattttctaaGTACTTCCTTTATTTAATCTAAATACTGTAACATTCTTGACAATGTGAAATATTCATACAGTGATTGGTAGACTGGATTCTATTTAATactatttctatcatttattgattttcattttctttttaattcttaacaaagcttataaaaacaaaaaacactattaaaaatttataaggaaAAAAACCACCCTCTGCtcgcggggcttttgaatgcccaagaaACCGGCGGTCAAGGCTCCAGAATGAGGAActtcctcacaatacgcgccgtttcaaggactactaaATAATTTTGCAAGCAAGTCTGAgctgacaatatttttttaaaatacttctGACACAGGCAATAATAATATTGCCGATTATTGTCAATAACATAGACGTATGTGCGGTGAGCCTTAAAGGtcgatttcaaaaataaaatggattgcATAGGTATGTGCTAAAATTTAGGCATATCGCCAAGAGCATTACTTCTTTCCACAAATAATATATTCgaatcagttttaaaaaaacaatttaagcaCTCATTTTCCGCTTCCAACTATTATCTTTTAATCTTTGAAACGGTTGAATCTATTTTGACGGGAGCGTAGGTTCGGTGACGTCCGGCCTCCTAAACAAACCGGTTTTTCAGTAGTTCAGATAGTAATAGCAGTTCAGATAATATAGCATTGCCGAATAAACTATACTACGTACCACACTTATTCTAACAGTAAATAACGGTCTACGAAATAGCATTAATTAGCTTTTAAATACTGTTCAAGCCTACTAAAACTATCAGTCAATATTTTGAACTATTGCATTACTGTGTTTGTATCAATTGATAGTTACTttaaaccattgatttaatatgttacctaCTATTTGCTTTGCGTTCGAATATCTTTGACAACTATTAATTTCTATATTGAACCattgtttaatatgttaccatCTTTTAAAGATGAACACGCAGTTAGGTATATGCACACCCACTCACTCAGTAGGAGACTTTAATAGAAAGTAGGTTCATAAATCCTTTATCCGATAAGCTgacattatttttcatttttttacagaaaaaattTCACCCCACCACCTTAAGAAAATGGATCATGCTGTTAATGAAAATGGTAAGAGAAATAAAATACCTAGGTATAGATACCGTCCCCGGCATTAAACAGTGATCGAAGCGCAATTCGAAAGAAAATgcacaaattacttttaaaatactcaAAGGGATCTTTTACTCCAGGATCAATTCAATAAATCTTAACCAAATTGAAACGCGACCACCTCTGAGGTAAGGcgtacctaacaatttttataaCTGGCAAATTCATCACGTAacaagtatacaaaaataaaacaaagaatgtAATCCTCCCCCTATTTAAAGCCAGTTAAAAAGCATAAACCACAAACACCcgtttgcatttatttataatatgaataaattaagtattttaaagcttCTACTAAGTTTTACTAATACTTTTTTCAGATATCCATCGTCAAATCGCAGGGTTTAACTTTGATAAGCCAATCAAAGTCACCTGTATCATTATGGATGATGAAACAGATAATGCTAAAAATCCACTCGACCCTTTTAAACCCGTAAAAAATGCTGCTTCACAAGTTATAAACAATACTAATTCTGATACACTACTATTGAATACATCTGCGAGACATGAAAATGacgttaattttaatgaaaagagAGCGAATATTGGGCATGAACCGCATAAAGTTGCAGATGAAGCTATGCAATACGATAGAAATGTAAAAAACACGAAAAATGTTCCTAATTATTATGAGCCTAAGTCTCTTACTACTTTGAGGAAGCAAATTAACATGGTCAGCAGTATGACAAACCATATTCATTTTACACCTGATGAAAAGAAGTTATACCTAAGCTCAATAGATTCGGTATCAAAGAATTTGATAAATGTTACCAAGTAttatcacttttataatatgagatATATGGAAAACCATAATGTCAAGGAAAAGTATATAGATTACAAATATCGTTATTACAGCCTATCATACAACATTGTTGTTTCGATAATATTGCCACAGGAGCATAACCAAACATtcattgataattttattttaagaacaaTTGAATTAGGAAATCGCGAGGGATGGTACAATCTTATGAACGTTGAGGCCTTAGGAGCTCTGGTGAAAGATATGATTAAATGGGCCAAGCGAAGGAAAATGTATCAGGAAGAACACGAACATTATTTACGACATCTTATGTGTGGGCAACCAGTACCACCCGTAGCAACTGTATCATCATCAAATAACATGTATGATGTAAATACACAGCAGCAATTGCCTAGACTACCACAAGTTTCAGCCTCATCATGTCCACCAGCGTTAACACGGGTATCGCCTACACTACctataccatcatcatcaaacagAAACATCAATGTTAACACTCCATATCCAATGAAAAGAGCACCAGCAGAATTACTTCCCGCACCCCCCACTCCACCAGTGCCTTCGATATCAAACAATATCTCCCATGCTTACAAAAACCAACAAATTAATAGCCTCCCTACGGTTTCGCCCACACATCAACTGAATAGACAACCTTCAGTTTCGCCCTCTCAGCAACTGAGCAGACCGCCTCCAGTTTCACCCACTAAGCAACTGAACAGACGACCTCAAGTTCCATCCATCCAGCAACTAAACAGACTACCTACAATTTCACCCACCCAGCAACTGTACAGACCACCTCCAGCTTACCCCATCCAGCAACTGAGCAGACCTCCAGATTCAACCGCGCTATCTGTACAGAAGAGTCACCAGCAAGAAAGGGCTCCTCCAGAAGGTCATAAGAACAACATATGTCTCTTTACCACTGGGCCACCAGGCAGCGCAATTAGTATTAGCATTGATCCATCGGTTGCAAAAACAGTTTCTGCTGAAAAAGTTCGTAAAAATGCGCAAAATCCAGAAAGCAAAAAACGTAAGACACATGATAACCCCAGAAATGGAGACATATTAGTGACAAACGATACATGGTACCCTCCGATGCAAAATCACCATCCACACAACAACTACAGCGCAAATTATGCCTCGCGCACATCAACTGCCGATGTTATGAATACAGCAATAGAACCAGTTAATAATCAAAGCCAATTTACGGACGAACAAATTGATAATGAATTAGACAATGATAAATGTCAACCACTGTTATCAAGATCAGTGTCAAGGGACAGTGGCTTTGGGAGTCCAGTTTTATGCTCATTGCTAACTAACAACGATTACAACATGgtaattataactatatattttaaatttatgatataCTAACTgtcccgcgcaacttcgtctgcacaaaatcggttattaccgattttactttcttaaaaaaacctagaaactaattgcagcgccaccaagtccagttttatttccatacGATATTTATTATCCGCGGCCAGCCTCATTTTCTCGCTTTTTGCATTTCTATACTCGTCGCACCTTATAttcatatgtaggtatattcatagataggttcaatttgaatcatttaaaaaggaatttgcagatatataatcaaacttaatatttataaaactatttatttgtataatttggaTTGATATCAGGATAGGAATGTCACCATCTTTCGATTGTACCCGTGTGGCTTAACCATAACAGTTTTGTTAAATATCtgactatattgtatgtctctgccaaatCTGCtctgtaaaattgataaaaaatttcattccatttcccgAAAGAAACTTATCGTAAAGTAAGGCAAGAacttatcgggataaaaagtatcctatatgttgacccggagtATTCAaattcgttcagtagttttcacgtgttgcccggatagacagacagacaaaaattaaataaaaatctgttttcgactcagtatcgattataaagcatcccccggtcaaaattttctaacTATATTAATtcatgtacagaaatcttccagttacagttttattatatgtatagattgaTAGGAAAACCAGGTGGCCTTAATGAAGTTGTAATTAAAAGGTAATGAGATAAAAGCtatgatgaaaaataatatgagCTTAAATCCAAAACTACGTCGATTCCATGCCAGCTCttgaaattattattgcatGTTAATGATAACGGTACTTACAGCTCAACATTCTCACAGAGGCACAATGCTTAATTCCTAATTTGAAAGCCGGCCGAACTGAATCAAACTCAGGATCCGTAGCCGAACATGCAAACAaggcagttatttttttaaacaggaTGAAATAAACTTCAGCttctaattttcttttaaataatattttatgtcatGCATTTTACGTTTTTTAGTTATTGATTTCATgaattattatactttacatttatttaatattcaataatgaGCTTCACCAATAAAGAATAGAATTATAAAATGGCGGCCGATCTAATTCGTACCATATTTGCATCTCCGTTTTCCCGATTAAGAACGATTTATTAATGTTTCATAGAACGTATAAAGAAAGTGGAGATTCCTTACAACTTTTTTTGCTTCTACAGGACTTCGTATCACTTCTTCGTGATATTTAAGAATTGTattgagaaaaataaacaaatcgaATTCAATATCTATATTTTGTACCAGAATTATCGACAATTCAAAAGAACCGATTTTATAGTCTACatgaagtaatatttttcatataatgtTGAAAACATTGGGAGCTAATTTATCTTACCAGGTTTATTGAACAATTCGTATAGAACTTACTAATATATTAAACGAAtctatgagaaaaaaaaagtcttaagaAAGCCTCAACATTTTATATCTGTTCGCCACTTACCTATTTGATCGCTGCTTCACTGCTGATGAGTAGTTATGTGCAGTGATGAGTGAACGTGCCTAAGTTTCACCTGTAATTGTACACttcatgaaattatttattatttttaggccTACCCATCGTGCACAGACAATCAAGACTTTACTCCAAACATAGCTCATGTCACTTCTCTCAATCCTGGAGCTTTACATATAGCAAGTGGATCGTGTAAAATTTGCGGTTCGACTACGAAAAATGTCTGCATTGTATGCTACAACGAATATTACTGTGGATATGTGTGTCaggtaattaaatttaactataaATTTGAATATAGACGCAGGTGTAGAAGGTATGAAATAAACTAAGAATCAGCGCATACCCTGCCTGTTCCCTGCTTACTGCGACATTGAACACGAGCGGTCAATGAACCTAAATGTTTGCCAGTAATTTTGTATTGAAGGACCGAGtttacaagttttttaaataatggtaTATTACGGGGCATCCTGTGTATTACTTGCCTTActttatgataaaattaaaaaataacgtaacaTTTCCTTTTTGTTTCAGAATATAGACTGGCCAGTTCACAAAGAGATATGTAGAGGGCagtgatatatttataagtataacatataacaatgtaccaaagcttttttaaatgATTGATTAGATATCAATGATTGTTATTACTCAAAAGAGGTACACACTTGATCAGTTGTATTCTAAATGCACTCTATATGTAGCAAGACAAGTTTTGGCTTACCCAAGCTCAGGTAGGCTGCCTACCTGAACACAGTATGTTTGATACTTGGCATTGTTTAGCAAAAGCTCTAGAGATAACATGCCATTCTCTTGGGACTTTTCCCTCTCATTACTGCAAGAGATGGATACTTACTCCTTTTTAATATGATTAAATTAGGGTAGGGTAATGTcgaatgtttattattaactagcagttgcccgcggcttcatccgcgatgaaattttgatttgcgACACTATTTCCTGCAGTGTGTGCCATGAATTATACGTTATCAAGTCACAGTCAGAAAGAAATACATACTCTCTATAACTCCatatactattatattacaTCTCATTTATAAAAGCGAAGTTTTAAAAGATACTGTTTAAACAACTGCATATAAAAAAGCGATATTATCACCTTGAGTTGCGTACCTCAGAGTGATTTAAGCGGATGCCTGTGACTCCGTCTGTGTAGAATTCTTTATTTCCCGGGAGCTTGAGATGATCTCCCGTGTTATCTAAATAGAAAGCTACCGGcaaatttcatattaattagttaatacgATGGATAGTTAGCTATATGCTACTGTGGGCTACATAGTACATTTCAGCATACctacgtatatatatttaagtgtattttattttacaatttacacaCCATATTTGTATAAACGTCCATATACACACATTACATTCATACTAACTTAAATACAACATTTAAACAACACAAAGTTAGCGGACTAAATTCGCGCGCATACTCGGGTGAAACACGTAGTATGCGTAGCAAAACCGGGTCCGCTGCGAAGCGACACGGGCGACCGCGACTGTCGCGTCGCCTGCGCCGCCTTCGGCAATACTCTGCGGTGCAGTTGCGACCCGCGATCTCCCGCACGCGCAGCATACTATTTGTATTGTACAGATTACCCTCTATTTCGTCCGCTTGTAATTTATTCGTGGATATTTAGGCCTAGGTCTTATTTGTATAATGCTTATATCATTTAAGTatggaatgaaatgaaatgaaatagtttattgtacacctaacagactgaaattataaacaaaaaaagaaacattaaatataacacACAGGTATAAAGGGCgtccttatcgctaaaaagcgatatGTGCaaggcaacccaacaaaggaaaggtagaaaaaaaaactttactgtagggttaggttgtacacaagaaaacgttaccaaattaaaaaataaatatcaataattatatcatacaaagtataaGTCTACAACACAAAAGAAAATGACtcattagcaaaaaaaaaacatacttattaaggtgctaaaaaaataaaatgctttttaagAAGTCTCTCGTATCGTGTGTAACGACTGTGTAATACCTCTATAATAACTTTTGTGCCCCCATTAAAGACTTGTTTATATCGTGA
It contains:
- the LOC120628657 gene encoding uncharacterized protein LOC120628657, with the protein product MPDWNKSLLFGARKKPGREKISPHHLKKMDHAVNENDIHRQIAGFNFDKPIKVTCIIMDDETDNAKNPLDPFKPVKNAASQVINNTNSDTLLLNTSARHENDVNFNEKRANIGHEPHKVADEAMQYDRNVKNTKNVPNYYEPKSLTTLRKQINMVSSMTNHIHFTPDEKKLYLSSIDSVSKNLINVTKYYHFYNMRYMENHNVKEKYIDYKYRYYSLSYNIVVSIILPQEHNQTFIDNFILRTIELGNREGWYNLMNVEALGALVKDMIKWAKRRKMYQEEHEHYLRHLMCGQPVPPVATVSSSNNMYDVNTQQQLPRLPQVSASSCPPALTRVSPTLPIPSSSNRNINVNTPYPMKRAPAELLPAPPTPPVPSISNNISHAYKNQQINSLPTVSPTHQLNRQPSVSPSQQLSRPPPVSPTKQLNRRPQVPSIQQLNRLPTISPTQQLYRPPPAYPIQQLSRPPDSTALSVQKSHQQERAPPEGHKNNICLFTTGPPGSAISISIDPSVAKTVSAEKVRKNAQNPESKKRKTHDNPRNGDILVTNDTWYPPMQNHHPHNNYSANYASRTSTADVMNTAIEPVNNQSQFTDEQIDNELDNDKCQPLLSRSVSRDSGFGSPVLCSLLTNNDYNMAYPSCTDNQDFTPNIAHVTSLNPGALHIASGSCKICGSTTKNVCIVCYNEYYCGYVCQNIDWPVHKEICRGQ